The following are from one region of the Odontesthes bonariensis isolate fOdoBon6 chromosome 16, fOdoBon6.hap1, whole genome shotgun sequence genome:
- the LOC142401618 gene encoding complement C1q tumor necrosis factor-related protein 3-like, translating into MKIALFLPLLLVVCSVCSVSTDQTEALALQQSFSPDVHAALREMVASLTKQRLQLRSLKKESAGNAAKSERQEAEIEKLKKQLEDYDTKFEGQETETNKLKQQLKVTQVAFSAALVADGHHHLGPFNTLSTLVFRHVVTNIGNAYNQHTGIFTAPVKGAYHFEWYIYGNGGHEPAGAVLMRNGARIFLAYEHQPSHVTSSSNSATLLLESGDHVFVQQWFHTKIYDNENHHITFSGHLLFTV; encoded by the exons ATGAAGATCGCTCTGTTTCTCCCGCTGCTTCTTGTGGTCTGCTCCGTCTGCTCCGTCTCCACGGATCAGACGGAGGCGTTGGCACTCCAGCAGTCATTTTCACCGGACGTCCATGCTGCTCTGAGAGAGATGGTCGCCTCGTTGACCAAACAGAGGCTGCAGCTCAGGTCCCTAAAAAAAGAGAGTGCAG gaaatgcagcaaagtctgagagacaggAAGCTGAAATCGAGAAGCTGAAGAAGCAGCTGGAAG ACTATGACACGAAATTTGAGGGACAGGAGACTGAGACTAACAAGCTGAAGCAGCAGCTGAAAG TCACTCAGGTGGCTTTCTCAGCTGCTCTGGTGGCTGACGGCCACCACCATCTTGGACCCTTTAACACTCTCAGTACGTTGGTCTTCAGACATGTCGTAACAAACATTGGAAATGCCTACAACCAACACACAG GTATTTTCACTGCACCGGTGAAAGGAGCCTACCACTTTGAGTGGTACATATATGGAAATGGTGGCCATGAACCTGCAGGCGCCGTGTTGATGAGAAACGGAGCGAGAATCTTTCTCGCATATGAACATCAGCCATCCCATGTTACAAGTTCTTCTAATAGTGCCACACTGCTGCTGGAGAGTGGAGATCATGTATTTGTACAACAGTGGTTTCATACAAAAATATATGACAATGAAAATCACCACATAACCTTCAGCGGCCATCTGCTGTTCACCGTGTGA